The proteins below are encoded in one region of Pseudomonas entomophila L48:
- a CDS encoding TetR family transcriptional regulator C-terminal domain-containing protein: MPSIRDRNLQLILDAASEEFALHGFNASRVDDIATRAGLPRANVFYYFRTKHTLYAAVLDTVMEPLLRASQALAPDASPEQALPRYLKAKAAVARRHPHAARVWLRELLHGAHHLSSQRTEDMRHSARQSLACLSAWMDRGLIARTAPEHLLLFLWSAPLAAFRFAAFAGGVHKPTPASTRAMTAMLLRGLQPDPCGTAHILQPTL, from the coding sequence ATGCCCAGTATCCGCGACCGCAACCTGCAACTGATCCTCGACGCCGCCAGCGAAGAGTTCGCCCTCCACGGTTTCAATGCCTCCCGCGTCGACGACATCGCCACCCGCGCCGGCCTGCCCCGGGCCAACGTGTTCTACTACTTCCGCACCAAGCACACGCTGTATGCCGCCGTTCTGGACACGGTCATGGAGCCGCTGCTGCGCGCCTCCCAGGCCCTGGCCCCCGACGCCAGCCCCGAGCAGGCCCTGCCCCGCTACCTCAAGGCCAAGGCGGCTGTCGCGCGGCGTCACCCGCACGCCGCGCGGGTGTGGCTGCGTGAACTGCTGCATGGCGCCCATCACCTGTCGAGCCAGCGCACCGAGGACATGCGCCATAGTGCCCGGCAAAGCCTGGCCTGCCTGAGCGCGTGGATGGATCGCGGCCTGATCGCCCGCACCGCGCCCGAGCACCTGCTACTGTTCCTCTGGTCCGCGCCGCTGGCGGCCTTTCGCTTCGCCGCGTTCGCTGGCGGTGTGCACAAGCCGACACCCGCCTCGACACGCGCCATGACCGCCATGCTCCTGCGTGGGCTGCAGCCCGACCCCTGCGGGACAGCACACATCCTACAGCCAACGCTATAG
- a CDS encoding pyridoxal-phosphate dependent enzyme, giving the protein MPLHIATPLIESRPLSLAAGRPVWLKLEALQPCGSFKLRGVGHACETHHARGARHFVSSSGGNAGLAVAYAGRKLGVPVTVVVPETTTERAKALLRLEDATVVVQGGSWQEANAHAQTLLGPDDAFIHPFDDPLLWQGHASMIDEVAAAGFKPDAVVLSVGGGGLLSGVVEGLERNGWHDVPVLAVETEGAASLHAAIAAGHTVELPAITSVATSLGAKRVAEQAMTCALTHPLHSHLVTDREALEACERFLFDHRLLVEPACGAALALLNHPEALPAQGNVLVIVCGGATATLEQIHTWLDQAS; this is encoded by the coding sequence ATGCCCTTGCACATCGCCACCCCGTTGATCGAGTCCCGCCCACTGTCGCTGGCCGCCGGCCGCCCAGTCTGGCTCAAGCTCGAAGCCCTGCAGCCGTGCGGTTCGTTCAAGCTGCGCGGCGTCGGCCATGCCTGCGAAACGCACCATGCCCGGGGTGCCCGCCATTTCGTCTCCTCGTCCGGTGGCAACGCCGGGCTGGCGGTGGCCTACGCCGGGCGCAAGCTGGGTGTGCCGGTCACCGTGGTGGTGCCCGAGACCACCACCGAGCGCGCCAAGGCGCTGCTGCGCCTCGAAGACGCCACGGTAGTGGTCCAGGGCGGCTCGTGGCAGGAAGCCAACGCCCATGCACAGACGCTGCTCGGCCCGGACGACGCCTTCATCCACCCCTTCGACGACCCGCTGCTGTGGCAGGGCCATGCCAGCATGATCGACGAGGTGGCGGCGGCGGGCTTCAAGCCTGATGCGGTGGTGCTCTCGGTCGGCGGTGGCGGCTTGCTCAGCGGTGTGGTCGAGGGCCTTGAACGCAACGGCTGGCACGATGTGCCGGTGCTCGCCGTGGAAACCGAAGGCGCCGCCTCGCTACACGCGGCCATCGCTGCCGGGCATACCGTGGAACTGCCGGCCATCACCTCGGTGGCCACCTCTCTGGGCGCCAAACGCGTGGCCGAGCAGGCAATGACCTGCGCACTCACCCACCCGCTGCACAGCCACCTGGTCACGGACCGCGAGGCACTCGAGGCTTGCGAGCGATTCCTGTTCGACCATCGACTGCTGGTCGAGCCTGCGTGCGGCGCGGCGCTGGCCTTGCTGAACCACCCCGAGGCGCTGCCTGCGCAAGGCAATGTGCTGGTGATCGTCTGCGGCGGTGCCACGGCCACCCTGGAGCAGATCCACACCTGGCTCGACCAGGCGAGCTGA
- a CDS encoding M24 family metallopeptidase produces MSPANAAKEAVGAPYQLALMKHAQAMTWQAVERIARGIHPGMRESQARELAQQVLAELGMQRIWHPTHIRFGANTLKTFKQRSDGDPVLGEHDIFFIDMGVVWEGHEGDAGATFVTGDDAQMAACARAAKDLFQQVEGHWRQHRTNGVELYRFAAARAEAMGWRLNMDIKGHRVSDFPHAIYRAGDLGDFTGEPHDGLWILEIQIAHPEHAYGAFHEDLLA; encoded by the coding sequence ATGTCCCCAGCCAACGCCGCCAAGGAAGCCGTAGGCGCCCCCTACCAACTGGCGCTGATGAAGCACGCGCAAGCCATGACCTGGCAGGCGGTGGAGCGCATCGCCCGGGGCATCCACCCCGGCATGCGCGAGTCCCAGGCCCGCGAGCTGGCCCAGCAGGTGCTGGCCGAGCTGGGCATGCAGCGTATCTGGCACCCGACGCACATCCGCTTCGGCGCCAACACACTGAAGACCTTCAAGCAACGCTCCGATGGCGATCCGGTGCTGGGCGAGCACGATATCTTCTTCATCGACATGGGCGTGGTGTGGGAGGGCCACGAGGGTGATGCCGGCGCCACCTTCGTCACCGGCGACGATGCCCAGATGGCCGCGTGCGCCAGGGCGGCCAAAGACCTTTTCCAGCAGGTCGAAGGCCATTGGCGCCAGCACCGCACCAACGGCGTCGAACTGTACCGGTTCGCCGCCGCACGCGCTGAAGCGATGGGCTGGCGCCTGAACATGGACATCAAGGGCCACCGGGTCAGTGACTTCCCCCACGCCATCTACCGCGCCGGCGACCTCGGCGACTTCACCGGCGAACCCCATGACGGCCTGTGGATCCTGGAAATCCAGATCGCCCACCCCGAACACGCCTATGGCGCCTTCCACGAGGACCTGCTGGCCTGA